A genomic segment from Thermotoga neapolitana DSM 4359 encodes:
- the hpf gene encoding ribosome hibernation-promoting factor, HPF/YfiA family has product MDYRITGKGVEISDAIKNYLEKRLDKVDRVIYDDELVSFNVRIEKDGKNQYVVKFNMNLKGNIINVEERHPDIYTAIDFASDALEKQVKKLKEKIKNHDHRRSVPVERPLEEPGEFSPSDKISSVKRVSLLNMDLDEAVMQMEELNHKFLVFRNVNTGEINMLYRDEDGEIHLLEMAE; this is encoded by the coding sequence ATGGATTACAGAATAACGGGAAAAGGTGTAGAGATATCGGACGCCATAAAGAACTATCTCGAAAAGCGCCTCGATAAAGTTGACAGAGTGATCTACGATGACGAATTGGTTTCGTTCAACGTCAGAATAGAGAAAGACGGAAAGAACCAATATGTTGTGAAATTCAACATGAACCTGAAGGGGAACATCATAAACGTGGAAGAAAGGCATCCAGACATCTACACGGCGATAGATTTCGCATCCGACGCTCTGGAAAAACAGGTGAAGAAGCTGAAAGAAAAGATAAAGAACCACGATCACAGAAGGTCGGTCCCGGTGGAAAGGCCTCTGGAAGAACCCGGGGAATTTTCTCCTTCTGATAAGATCTCTTCTGTGAAGAGAGTCTCTCTGCTCAACATGGATCTCGATGAGGCGGTCATGCAGATGGAAGAATTGAACCACAAGTTCCTTGTTTTCAGGAACGTCAACACCGGAGAGATAAACATGCTCTACCGTGACGAAGACGGTGAAATTCACCTTCTCGAAATGGCAGAGTAA
- a CDS encoding Rne/Rng family ribonuclease has protein sequence MNEGDLEEIFLDEIETITGKIYLGKVERIVPGLEAAFVKIGKGRNAFLKLNEINESYREIVLKGQEVTEGAKVLVQVKKDASGKKGPQVTAQIGIADRFVVVFPFKKVVGVSRKIENRLERRRLRSLAIDLRKRYGIGVIIRTAAEGVEEEEIVKNFQEAMNKWNEVLQKFRRSRKPKLLYEEDPIEQIVKEKVNSKIDRLIYNEKSILSTLEKYVQTLPKRPELVYTEGDLFEKYFIYDRLKQLLSRTVPLKSGGNIVIDRTEALTVIDVNSESYTDAENQEELALKTNLEAIEEIIRQLILRNIGGIVVVDFIKQRDPKNYEKILERFKELAKKDGTKIEVFGFTNLGLLEMTRKRTTRPLDAFLFTRCPVCGGTGKVISQKVLLKRIKEDLKKLREFDEVTLKLHPNMSGYFKKEDVKRLEREFKVKISLDYTWNDPNSYELSAKTKKGGK, from the coding sequence CTGAACGAAGGTGATCTGGAAGAAATCTTCCTCGATGAAATAGAGACGATCACGGGAAAGATCTATCTTGGAAAGGTAGAAAGGATCGTACCTGGCCTCGAAGCAGCCTTTGTGAAGATCGGAAAGGGCAGAAACGCTTTCTTGAAGCTCAACGAGATAAACGAGTCCTACAGAGAGATTGTTCTGAAAGGACAGGAAGTAACAGAGGGAGCAAAGGTGCTTGTCCAGGTGAAGAAGGACGCTTCTGGAAAAAAGGGGCCACAGGTGACAGCACAGATCGGAATCGCTGACAGATTCGTGGTAGTCTTTCCCTTCAAGAAAGTAGTGGGAGTCTCCAGAAAGATCGAAAACAGGCTGGAAAGGCGAAGGTTAAGAAGTCTTGCCATCGACTTGAGAAAGAGATACGGCATCGGAGTTATCATAAGAACGGCCGCTGAAGGAGTTGAAGAGGAAGAGATCGTCAAAAACTTTCAAGAAGCTATGAATAAGTGGAACGAAGTTCTTCAAAAGTTCAGAAGATCGAGAAAACCAAAACTCCTTTATGAAGAGGATCCCATCGAGCAGATAGTGAAAGAGAAAGTAAATTCAAAGATCGACAGGTTGATTTACAACGAAAAATCGATCCTGAGCACTCTGGAAAAGTACGTTCAAACGCTTCCGAAAAGACCAGAACTCGTGTATACAGAAGGCGATCTGTTTGAAAAGTACTTCATCTACGACAGACTGAAACAGCTTCTCTCTCGAACGGTGCCGTTGAAGAGTGGTGGAAACATAGTGATAGACAGGACAGAAGCCCTTACGGTGATAGACGTGAATTCAGAAAGCTACACAGACGCTGAAAATCAGGAAGAACTCGCTTTGAAAACCAACCTGGAGGCTATCGAGGAGATCATCAGACAGTTGATTCTCAGAAACATCGGTGGTATCGTTGTGGTGGATTTCATCAAACAGCGGGATCCAAAGAACTATGAAAAGATTCTGGAGCGCTTCAAGGAACTCGCAAAGAAGGATGGAACGAAAATAGAAGTCTTTGGTTTCACAAACCTGGGTCTTCTGGAAATGACAAGAAAAAGAACAACCAGACCACTGGATGCTTTTCTTTTCACCAGATGTCCCGTCTGTGGTGGTACCGGAAAGGTCATCTCGCAGAAGGTCCTTCTAAAGAGGATAAAGGAGGATTTGAAGAAGCTGAGAGAGTTCGACGAAGTCACTTTGAAACTTCATCCGAACATGTCCGGCTATTTTAAGAAAGAGGATGTGAAAAGACTGGAGAGAGAATTCAAGGTGAAAATTTCTCTGGATTACACCTGGAACGACCCAAATTCTTATGAACTCAGTGCAAAGACCAAGAAAGGAGGAAAGTGA
- a CDS encoding DegV family protein, whose translation MDSAVTVGDWKLPFPLKTVGIKVYIDDREFTDGVDLDSETFYSFFGRAKDFRTAVPSPVEMEKVLRDIISEGYTRIYCVHLSAKLSAFYSVMNGVVERLEEEFPDVEFKVIDTRQVSIGAGYVLLELMRAVERGEEDLETVVENVNRRIKIRFSVLEFNYLIKSGRVRATVGILGNLAKIFPIMSLENGELKVVAKKRGLKNVVEKIVEDLKTEKPRMLGLAYAGEEMKEIVLELKARLQDDKVERVDIVRLPPTLAVHSGPKMFGAGILTLE comes from the coding sequence ATCGACAGTGCCGTAACCGTTGGAGATTGGAAGCTCCCGTTTCCGTTGAAGACCGTGGGAATAAAGGTTTACATCGACGATAGAGAGTTCACCGATGGAGTGGATCTTGATTCGGAGACGTTTTACAGCTTTTTTGGGAGAGCAAAAGACTTCAGAACAGCTGTTCCTTCTCCAGTTGAAATGGAGAAGGTTTTGCGTGATATAATTTCTGAAGGCTACACGAGGATATACTGTGTTCACCTGTCCGCGAAGCTGAGTGCTTTTTATAGCGTAATGAACGGTGTTGTGGAACGCTTGGAGGAGGAATTTCCAGATGTAGAATTCAAGGTGATAGATACCAGGCAGGTCTCGATCGGAGCGGGATACGTGCTGCTGGAACTGATGAGAGCTGTCGAAAGAGGAGAGGAAGACCTGGAAACAGTCGTTGAAAACGTGAACAGGAGGATAAAAATAAGATTCTCTGTTCTTGAGTTCAACTACCTCATAAAGAGTGGAAGGGTCAGAGCAACAGTCGGCATACTGGGAAATCTGGCGAAGATATTCCCTATCATGAGTCTTGAAAACGGAGAACTGAAGGTCGTTGCAAAAAAACGTGGCTTGAAAAACGTCGTCGAAAAAATCGTGGAGGATCTGAAGACAGAAAAGCCTAGAATGCTTGGGTTGGCTTATGCCGGCGAAGAGATGAAGGAGATCGTCCTTGAACTGAAGGCAAGACTTCAGGATGATAAAGTGGAAAGAGTGGACATCGTCAGATTACCCCCTACCCTTGCCGTTCACTCAGGGCCCAAGATGTTTGGCGCAGGGATTCTGACACTCGAATGA
- the tsf gene encoding translation elongation factor Ts codes for MEVSMDLIKKLREMTGAGVLDCKKALEESEGDIEKAVEILRKKGAATAEKKAGRATKEGIIVAYVHFNGRIGVLLEMNCETDFVARTDEFKELAYNLAKQVAAMKPRYVRREDVPEEVIEKEKEIYRAQIKDKPEHVIEKIVEGKLEKFFEQACLYEQTYIFDDSKKVKDLINELIAKTGENIRVSRFTRYEVGEEG; via the coding sequence ATGGAAGTATCCATGGATCTCATCAAAAAACTCAGAGAGATGACGGGTGCAGGAGTGCTCGATTGCAAGAAAGCACTCGAAGAGTCCGAAGGAGACATAGAAAAAGCAGTGGAAATTCTGAGGAAAAAGGGAGCAGCGACCGCAGAGAAGAAGGCAGGAAGAGCCACGAAGGAAGGCATAATAGTTGCCTACGTCCATTTCAACGGAAGAATAGGAGTTTTGCTCGAGATGAACTGTGAAACGGATTTTGTGGCAAGAACGGATGAATTCAAAGAGCTGGCTTACAACCTGGCAAAACAGGTTGCTGCAATGAAGCCGAGGTACGTCAGAAGAGAAGACGTTCCAGAGGAAGTCATAGAGAAAGAAAAGGAAATCTACAGAGCCCAGATAAAGGACAAACCAGAACATGTGATCGAGAAAATCGTCGAGGGAAAACTGGAAAAGTTCTTCGAACAGGCGTGTCTCTACGAACAGACTTACATATTCGATGACTCGAAGAAGGTGAAAGACCTCATCAACGAGCTCATAGCAAAAACTGGAGAAAACATAAGAGTTTCCAGGTTCACAAGATACGAAGTCGGAGAAGAAGGGTGA
- the atpG gene encoding ATP synthase F1 subunit gamma: MLQIKRKINATQSLMKITRAMEMVARAKSRKMEAEYQKFKPFYEEVKRLWSLIPDESLDPVFFEEGDRDLIVVITSDMGLCGSFNSEIIREAEKVISESKNPHLILIGLKAINHFRTGNILKMYDRFYEIPDFRNGSTIVEDIYEFMDGRPVNVKVVFSRFKNILIQRPEVYDLIPLKRKEKKREDFEFEPLPEQLVPVVLHYYLSTTLMELMFQTKIGEFYARQNAMKNATDNAQEVIRELTLAYNKARQASITQELIEIVTGAEALKEIEK; this comes from the coding sequence ATGTTACAGATAAAACGGAAAATAAACGCCACACAATCTCTCATGAAGATCACACGTGCCATGGAAATGGTGGCACGTGCGAAATCGAGAAAGATGGAGGCAGAGTATCAGAAATTCAAACCCTTCTACGAAGAGGTAAAACGTCTTTGGTCACTGATACCGGATGAGAGTCTCGATCCAGTCTTCTTCGAAGAAGGAGACAGAGATCTGATCGTGGTGATAACGAGTGATATGGGACTCTGTGGTTCTTTCAACAGCGAAATCATAAGAGAAGCAGAGAAGGTGATCTCCGAGTCGAAAAATCCCCATCTTATACTCATAGGTCTCAAGGCAATAAACCATTTCAGAACGGGGAACATTTTGAAGATGTACGATAGATTCTATGAAATACCAGATTTCAGGAACGGTTCAACGATCGTGGAGGATATCTACGAATTCATGGACGGCAGACCTGTGAACGTCAAAGTGGTGTTCAGTCGATTCAAGAACATACTCATTCAAAGACCAGAGGTGTACGATCTCATTCCTCTCAAAAGAAAAGAGAAGAAGAGAGAAGATTTCGAATTCGAACCTCTTCCTGAGCAACTCGTTCCCGTCGTACTCCATTACTATCTGTCTACCACTTTGATGGAACTCATGTTCCAGACGAAGATAGGGGAGTTCTATGCCAGACAGAACGCCATGAAGAACGCAACCGACAACGCCCAGGAAGTGATCAGAGAGCTGACACTGGCTTACAACAAAGCACGTCAGGCTTCGATCACCCAGGAACTCATAGAGATAGTGACGGGTGCTGAAGCACTGAAGGAAATCGAAAAATGA
- the atpD gene encoding F0F1 ATP synthase subunit beta, producing MAKGSKGYIVGVMGPVVDVKFPEEELPDIFNALEVVNPQTGQKIVLEVEQLIGDGVVRTVAMDSTDGLMKGLEVVDTGEPITAPVGKEVLGRILNVIGEPVDEAGEIKSKERWPIHRPAPELIEQSTEIEILETGIKVIDLLAPFPKGGKIGFFGGAGVGKTVLVMELIRNIAIEHKGFSVFAGVGERTREGNELWLEMQESGVLGNTVLVFGQMNEPPGARFRVALTALTIAEYFRDVEGRDVLLFIDNIFRFVQAGSEVSALLGRMPSAVGYQPTLATDMGELQERITSTRRGSITSVQAIYVPADDITDPAPATTFAHLDATVVLSRRIAELGLYPAVDPLDSSSKILDPAVVGREHYEVARGVQEVLQRYKDLQDIIAILGVEELSPEDKLVVHRARRIQRFLSQPFHVAERFTGRPGKYVPLEETIRGFKEILDGKLDDVPEQAFLMAGTIDEVKERAKEMRS from the coding sequence ATGGCAAAGGGTTCAAAAGGATACATAGTGGGAGTGATGGGGCCCGTCGTGGATGTGAAGTTCCCCGAAGAAGAACTTCCAGACATATTCAACGCCCTTGAGGTCGTGAATCCTCAAACGGGGCAGAAGATTGTTCTTGAAGTAGAACAACTCATAGGAGACGGTGTCGTGAGAACGGTGGCGATGGACTCCACCGATGGGCTCATGAAGGGTCTGGAAGTGGTTGATACGGGTGAACCAATTACCGCTCCCGTGGGAAAAGAAGTACTCGGAAGAATACTGAACGTTATAGGAGAGCCCGTGGACGAAGCCGGCGAGATAAAGTCGAAGGAAAGGTGGCCGATCCACAGGCCTGCTCCTGAACTTATAGAACAGTCCACCGAGATCGAAATCCTCGAGACGGGGATAAAAGTTATCGATCTGCTTGCACCGTTTCCAAAGGGTGGAAAAATAGGTTTCTTCGGTGGTGCAGGTGTTGGTAAAACCGTGCTCGTTATGGAATTGATCAGAAACATCGCTATAGAGCATAAGGGATTTTCCGTGTTCGCGGGTGTTGGTGAGAGGACAAGAGAGGGAAACGAACTCTGGCTTGAAATGCAGGAAAGCGGCGTTCTTGGTAACACTGTCCTCGTCTTCGGACAGATGAACGAACCACCGGGGGCAAGGTTCAGGGTTGCCTTGACCGCGCTCACAATAGCCGAATACTTCAGGGACGTTGAAGGAAGAGACGTTCTTCTCTTCATAGACAACATATTCAGGTTCGTTCAGGCGGGAAGTGAGGTTTCTGCTTTGCTTGGAAGAATGCCGTCCGCAGTTGGTTATCAGCCCACCCTTGCAACCGACATGGGAGAGCTCCAGGAGAGAATCACCTCGACCAGGAGAGGATCCATCACTTCCGTTCAGGCCATTTACGTACCCGCAGACGACATAACTGATCCTGCCCCCGCAACCACCTTCGCTCACCTGGATGCGACCGTCGTTCTGTCAAGAAGAATAGCAGAGCTCGGGCTTTACCCTGCTGTTGACCCGCTCGATTCTTCTTCGAAGATACTCGATCCCGCTGTCGTTGGAAGAGAACACTACGAAGTGGCAAGAGGTGTTCAGGAAGTACTCCAGAGGTACAAGGACCTGCAGGATATCATAGCCATCCTCGGTGTAGAGGAGTTGTCTCCGGAGGACAAACTCGTTGTTCACCGCGCAAGGAGAATTCAGAGGTTCTTGAGTCAGCCTTTCCACGTTGCTGAAAGGTTCACAGGAAGACCCGGTAAATACGTTCCTCTTGAGGAGACGATCAGAGGTTTCAAAGAGATCCTCGATGGAAAGCTTGACGATGTCCCTGAACAGGCGTTTCTCATGGCCGGAACCATCGACGAAGTCAAAGAGCGCGCTAAAGAGATGAGGAGTTGA
- a CDS encoding ATP synthase subunit I, giving the protein MIKVKRLTKKMTAVITILGLVEAFIFSLIFGFEKGWGPILGSTGAIANLFSLKRDIERMVARKTTKGWVLGYLGRYTFNAALFLIGGLVSLETLIGVFVGLMNLKIVSFVAWRWLD; this is encoded by the coding sequence ATGATAAAAGTGAAAAGACTAACAAAAAAGATGACGGCAGTGATAACGATTCTGGGACTGGTTGAAGCGTTCATCTTCAGTTTGATCTTTGGGTTTGAAAAGGGATGGGGACCGATCCTTGGAAGTACTGGAGCGATAGCAAATCTCTTTTCTCTGAAGAGAGATATAGAGAGAATGGTAGCCAGAAAGACAACGAAAGGCTGGGTTCTGGGGTATCTGGGTAGGTACACGTTCAACGCCGCTCTTTTTCTGATAGGTGGACTGGTATCACTTGAAACACTCATCGGTGTCTTTGTTGGATTGATGAACCTGAAAATCGTTTCTTTCGTTGCCTGGAGGTGGCTGGATTGA
- the atpF gene encoding F0F1 ATP synthase subunit B, with the protein MGFLEINWTSAAMLMLFVLMVYFLNKFLYTPFIEMAEKRKKKVESDLKSAEELKKEAEKMKEEAEKQLLEARQRADEIVESARREAETIVEDAREKAKKEAQSIIDSAKAQIEVEYKRALEQIQERAAELSVVMATKLLQRVFQDERAKREYLIKILKEEIEKS; encoded by the coding sequence TTGGGTTTTCTGGAGATAAACTGGACTTCAGCAGCAATGTTGATGCTCTTTGTACTGATGGTCTATTTTCTGAATAAGTTTCTCTACACTCCGTTCATAGAAATGGCTGAGAAGAGAAAAAAGAAGGTCGAAAGTGATCTAAAAAGTGCCGAAGAACTGAAAAAAGAAGCAGAAAAGATGAAAGAAGAAGCTGAAAAACAACTGCTGGAGGCTCGCCAGAGAGCCGATGAAATAGTTGAGAGTGCAAGAAGGGAAGCAGAAACAATAGTTGAAGATGCAAGAGAAAAGGCAAAAAAAGAGGCACAGAGCATCATAGACTCTGCAAAAGCCCAGATAGAGGTTGAGTACAAAAGAGCCCTGGAGCAGATCCAGGAACGTGCTGCGGAACTTTCCGTGGTTATGGCCACCAAATTGCTTCAGAGGGTTTTCCAGGATGAAAGGGCAAAGAGGGAATACCTCATCAAAATTCTCAAAGAGGAGATAGAAAAGTCATGA
- the atpA gene encoding F0F1 ATP synthase subunit alpha → MRINPGEITKVLEEKIKSFEEKIDLEDTGKVIQVGDGIARVYGLNKVMVSELVEFVETGVKGVAFNLEEDNVGIIVLGEYKDIKEGHTVRRLKRIIEVPVGEELLGRVVNPLGEPLDGKGPINAKNFRPIEIKAPGVIYRKPVDTPLQTGIKAIDSMIPIGRGQRELIIGDRQTGKTAIAIDTIINQKGQGVYCIYVAIGQKKSAIARIIDKLRQYGALEYTTVVVASASDPATLQYIAPYAGCAMGEYFAYSGRDALVVYDDLSKHAVAYRQLSLLMRRPPGREAYPGDIFYLHSRLLERAVRLNDKLGGGSLTALPIVETQANDISAYIPTNVISITDGQIYLEPGLFYAGQRPAINVGLSVSRVGGAAQIKAMKQVAGMLRIELAQYRELETFAQFATELDPATRAQIVRGQRLMELLKQEQYSPMPVEEQVVVIFAGVRGYLDDLPVEAVRRFEKEFLRFMHEKHQDILDDIREKKELTPETEEKLKKAIEEFKAVFRV, encoded by the coding sequence TTGAGGATAAATCCCGGTGAAATCACCAAAGTACTGGAAGAAAAGATAAAGAGTTTCGAAGAGAAGATAGACCTTGAGGACACCGGAAAGGTCATCCAGGTGGGAGACGGTATAGCCCGTGTGTATGGTTTGAACAAGGTGATGGTGAGTGAACTTGTGGAGTTTGTGGAGACAGGCGTCAAGGGTGTGGCCTTCAACCTGGAAGAAGACAACGTTGGTATCATCGTGCTCGGCGAATACAAGGACATAAAAGAAGGACACACCGTCAGAAGGCTCAAAAGGATCATAGAAGTGCCTGTTGGAGAAGAACTCCTTGGAAGAGTGGTGAATCCTCTCGGTGAACCCCTCGACGGTAAAGGACCTATAAATGCAAAAAATTTCAGACCGATAGAGATAAAAGCTCCTGGTGTCATCTACAGAAAACCCGTTGACACACCCCTCCAGACGGGTATAAAGGCCATAGACTCCATGATTCCTATTGGTAGAGGCCAGAGAGAGCTGATCATAGGCGACAGACAGACCGGAAAGACCGCCATAGCCATCGACACGATCATCAACCAGAAGGGACAGGGTGTTTACTGTATATACGTGGCAATCGGTCAGAAAAAATCTGCAATAGCAAGGATTATAGACAAACTCAGGCAGTACGGAGCCTTGGAGTACACCACGGTGGTGGTGGCTTCCGCATCCGATCCCGCCACACTCCAGTACATAGCGCCCTACGCGGGATGTGCCATGGGAGAGTACTTTGCTTACTCTGGAAGAGATGCACTCGTGGTGTACGATGATCTCTCGAAACACGCCGTTGCCTACAGGCAACTCTCACTTCTCATGAGGAGGCCTCCTGGAAGAGAGGCATACCCCGGTGATATATTCTACCTGCACTCCAGGCTCCTTGAAAGAGCGGTTCGACTGAACGACAAACTCGGTGGTGGTTCTCTGACGGCACTCCCAATCGTTGAGACCCAGGCAAACGACATATCCGCTTACATACCAACGAACGTGATATCCATCACAGATGGACAGATCTACCTCGAACCCGGCCTGTTCTACGCAGGACAGAGGCCTGCTATAAACGTCGGTCTGTCCGTGTCCAGGGTGGGAGGAGCCGCACAGATAAAGGCCATGAAGCAGGTGGCTGGAATGTTGAGAATAGAACTTGCCCAGTACAGAGAACTAGAAACCTTCGCCCAGTTTGCAACGGAGCTGGATCCGGCCACAAGGGCTCAGATCGTAAGGGGTCAAAGACTCATGGAACTTCTGAAACAGGAACAATACAGTCCAATGCCCGTTGAAGAACAGGTTGTTGTTATATTTGCGGGAGTCAGGGGCTATCTGGACGATCTGCCTGTGGAGGCAGTCAGAAGGTTCGAAAAAGAGTTCCTCAGGTTCATGCATGAGAAGCACCAGGATATACTGGACGATATCAGAGAGAAGAAAGAACTTACCCCCGAGACAGAAGAAAAACTCAAGAAGGCTATCGAAGAGTTCAAAGCTGTGTTCAGGGTGTGA
- the atpB gene encoding F0F1 ATP synthase subunit A, whose protein sequence is MKITFSKKEKIFLSIFIAAYIVVAILNIQQLKKTPMEEIFGGLGKRWIVDINGFRFNPMTIMVGAGIAVLLILIAYRLRRFELVPNRKQALIESILETFYEIVDESIPDKRFVKPTFVIATTLFLFIAFSNVIGGAVPGINVVAAEDGSIQKITLFSDIWPAPTGDLNTNLTYAVLVLIISHVFAIRSKGFKEWLKTWFYPNPVMFPINLIGELAKPISHSLRLFGNIGGGAILVYILSYMTKYFFAPIVFWGFFGIFVGLVQAFVFSMLAVAYISSQLS, encoded by the coding sequence TTGAAGATCACGTTCAGCAAAAAGGAGAAGATATTTCTCTCGATCTTCATTGCGGCTTACATAGTGGTTGCTATTTTGAACATCCAGCAGCTGAAAAAGACTCCGATGGAAGAAATCTTCGGAGGTCTTGGGAAAAGGTGGATAGTGGATATAAACGGTTTCAGGTTCAACCCGATGACGATAATGGTGGGAGCCGGTATAGCCGTTCTTCTCATCCTCATTGCGTACAGATTGAGAAGGTTTGAACTGGTACCGAACAGAAAACAGGCCCTCATAGAGTCCATCCTTGAGACGTTCTATGAGATCGTCGATGAGTCGATACCGGACAAGAGGTTTGTAAAACCCACCTTTGTGATCGCGACCACACTGTTTCTTTTCATAGCCTTCTCCAACGTGATCGGCGGGGCGGTACCTGGAATAAACGTTGTTGCTGCCGAAGATGGATCCATCCAGAAAATCACCCTCTTTTCCGACATCTGGCCCGCTCCTACGGGGGATCTGAATACGAATCTCACCTACGCCGTTCTTGTTTTGATCATCAGTCACGTGTTTGCGATAAGATCCAAGGGGTTCAAAGAGTGGCTGAAAACCTGGTTCTATCCGAATCCTGTGATGTTCCCGATAAACCTCATCGGTGAACTGGCAAAACCCATTTCTCATTCTTTGAGGTTGTTTGGTAACATAGGTGGTGGTGCCATACTCGTTTACATTCTCTCTTACATGACGAAGTACTTCTTTGCACCCATAGTCTTCTGGGGATTCTTTGGAATATTTGTGGGACTGGTGCAGGCTTTCGTGTTCAGTATGCTCGCTGTTGCATACATCAGTTCACAACTTTCGTGA
- a CDS encoding F0F1 ATP synthase subunit C — MENLSDLAQGLALLGKYLGAGLCMGIGAIGPGIGEGNIGAHAMDAMARQPEMVGTITTRMLLADAVAETTGIYSLLIAFMILLVV, encoded by the coding sequence ATGGAAAACCTGAGCGATCTCGCACAGGGACTGGCACTTCTTGGGAAATATCTTGGAGCGGGACTCTGCATGGGAATAGGTGCCATAGGACCGGGTATAGGAGAAGGTAACATAGGTGCCCACGCCATGGATGCCATGGCAAGACAGCCTGAGATGGTCGGTACCATCACTACAAGAATGCTCCTTGCTGACGCTGTGGCAGAGACAACCGGTATATACTCACTTCTCATAGCCTTCATGATCCTCCTCGTGGTGTGA
- a CDS encoding F0F1 ATP synthase subunit delta, protein MKLSAVAGRYARAFLNIAIENEKEDEYLRFLDFVCNVYESNKDLFDNPVVKPEKKVTLIKSVLEEFGEEMDEFQERFLMLLFERKRQKLLRNIHELFEYEKILSEQKVPADLRIAHVPKEEELTLLRKFIRKYALKDPVFKTTVDESLIAGAVVEFEGFRLDTTVQGRLKRLSQETLKRGEMS, encoded by the coding sequence ATGAAGCTTTCCGCGGTAGCCGGAAGATACGCCAGGGCTTTCCTGAACATCGCCATCGAAAATGAAAAAGAAGATGAATATCTGAGATTTCTGGATTTCGTTTGCAATGTTTATGAGTCGAACAAGGATCTGTTCGACAATCCGGTTGTAAAACCGGAAAAGAAGGTGACGTTGATAAAGAGTGTCCTGGAAGAGTTCGGAGAAGAGATGGATGAATTTCAGGAAAGGTTTTTGATGCTTCTTTTCGAGAGAAAAAGGCAGAAACTTCTCAGAAACATTCATGAGTTGTTCGAGTACGAAAAGATACTTTCAGAACAGAAGGTACCCGCAGATCTGAGAATAGCACACGTTCCGAAAGAAGAAGAGCTTACTCTTCTCAGGAAATTCATACGAAAATATGCACTCAAAGATCCTGTGTTCAAAACGACCGTAGACGAATCCTTGATAGCGGGAGCCGTTGTGGAATTCGAAGGATTCAGACTGGATACGACCGTTCAGGGCAGACTGAAAAGGCTCTCCCAGGAAACCCTCAAAAGGGGTGAGATGAGTTGA
- a CDS encoding F0F1 ATP synthase subunit epsilon, protein MKVKIVTPYGTVFDRESDFVSFRTVEGAMGILPRRAPIITQLSVCDVKIKSGEEEFRLKVAGGFLVCDGKEVTIITEEAGREEDISPDRFMEARERVERVRKFFQSS, encoded by the coding sequence GTGAAGGTGAAGATCGTAACACCCTATGGAACGGTGTTCGACAGAGAAAGCGATTTCGTTTCCTTCCGTACTGTCGAAGGTGCGATGGGTATTTTGCCGAGAAGAGCTCCTATCATCACACAGCTTTCCGTGTGTGATGTAAAAATCAAATCTGGTGAAGAGGAGTTTCGTCTCAAAGTTGCAGGTGGTTTTCTCGTGTGTGATGGAAAAGAGGTGACCATAATAACTGAGGAAGCGGGAAGAGAAGAGGACATCTCTCCGGACAGGTTCATGGAAGCCAGGGAAAGGGTAGAAAGGGTGAGAAAATTCTTCCAGTCTTCGTAA